A single region of the Chelonia mydas isolate rCheMyd1 chromosome 4, rCheMyd1.pri.v2, whole genome shotgun sequence genome encodes:
- the ENPP6 gene encoding glycerophosphocholine cholinephosphodiesterase ENPP6 isoform X2, producing MTGNYMWDPSTNTSFDIGVNRESLLPLWWNGSEPLWVTMTKAKKKVNMYYWPGCEVEILGVRPSFCRPYFSVPTDSNFSDAVSDALESLRNGSAEMAAVYYERIDVEGHHFGPSSVQRKNALKALDKVLNSMTKLIKDKGLQNDLNVIFFSDHGMTDISWLDKVIELKNYINMTDIIQVKDRGPVVSLWPTKEKQTEVHNKLKAVQHMNVYSTEEIPDRFYYKKGKFVSPLTLVAEEGWFIAESKEKLPFWENGTGKKEAWQNGWHGYDNELMNMRGFFLAYGPDFKSNFRAPPIRSVDVYNIMCNIAGIKPLSNNGSWSRVECMLKNNASLAQLFQWSSCVLALILLLLFA from the exons ATGACAGGAAACTACATGTGGGACCCAAGTACAAATACATCTTTTGACATTGGTGTGAATAGAGAGAGCCTGTTACCTCTTTGGTGGAATGGATCGGAGCCTTTGTGGGTCACCATGACGAAAGCAAAGAAGAAAGTTAATATGTATTACTGGCCTG gCTGCGAGGTTGAAATCCTTGGTGTCAGACCTAGTTTTTGTCGACCATATTTCAGTGTCCCAACAGACTCCAATTTCTCTGATGCTGTCAGTGATGCTCTGGAGTCATTGAG AAATGGCAGTGCAGAAATGGCAGCAGTGTATTATGAACGCATTGATGTGGAAGGCCACCATTTTGGTCCTTCATCTGTTCAGAGGAAGAACGCTTTGAAGGCACTGGACAAAGTATTGAACAGCATGACCAAACTAATCAAG GACAAGGGCCTTCAGAATGACCTGAATGTCATTTTTTTCTCGGATCATGGGATGACTGACATTTCCTGGTTGGACAAAGTGATTGAGTTGAAGAACTATATCAATATGACTGATATTATCCAAGTAAAGGACCGAGGCCCTGTTGTGAGCCTGTGGCCAACTAAGGAGAAGCAGACTGAG GTGCATAACAAACTGAAAGCTGTGCAACACATGAATGTTTATAGCACAGAGGAAATTCCAGACAGATTCTATTACAAAAAAGGGAAATTTGTGTCTCCTTTAACTCTTGTGgctgaggaaggatggttcatAGCAGAG AGTAAAGAGAAACTTCCATTTTGGGAGAATGGCACAGGGAAAAAGGAGGCCTGGCAAAATGGGTGGCATGGATATGACAATGAGCTCATGAACATGAGGGGATTCTTCCTCGCATATGGGCCAG ATTTCAAATCTAACTTCAGGGCGCCTCCAATCAGATCGGTCGATGTTTACAACATCATGTGCAATATTGCAGGAATAAAGCCACTATCGAACAATGGATCCTGGTCCAGAGTGGAGTGTATGCTAAAAAATAATGCCAGTTTGGCACAGTTATTCCAGTGGAGCAGCTGTGTGCTGGCATTAATTCTACTTTTATTGTTTGCATAA